In Oscillatoria acuminata PCC 6304, a single window of DNA contains:
- a CDS encoding DUF4079 domain-containing protein codes for MIDLSEALEPIASQFRSLGLPEPIVHWGHPLMMGIVIFVMGSYVGWSGWRGRVPADKDAAIKGRSDHRKLAPWMFLFMALGYTGGVLSLVMQRQPILESPHFWTGSILLVLLALNGTLSLGFQGDRLTLRAAHAYIGTVALGLMLLHALLGLKLGLSISI; via the coding sequence ATGATCGATCTGAGTGAAGCCCTCGAACCGATCGCCAGTCAATTTCGCAGTTTGGGACTGCCTGAGCCGATTGTGCATTGGGGACATCCCCTCATGATGGGAATTGTGATATTTGTAATGGGTAGCTATGTCGGCTGGTCCGGATGGCGCGGACGAGTTCCAGCGGATAAGGATGCCGCAATTAAGGGCCGCAGCGACCACCGCAAACTGGCCCCTTGGATGTTCCTATTTATGGCCCTCGGTTATACCGGAGGAGTTTTATCTCTGGTGATGCAACGACAGCCCATTTTAGAAAGCCCTCATTTCTGGACGGGTTCGATATTATTGGTGTTGTTAGCCCTGAATGGAACCCTGTCTTTGGGATTTCAGGGCGATCGCCTCACCCTGCGGGCCGCTCATGCCTATATAGGAACTGTGGCCCTTGGGTTAATGTTGCTTCATGCTCTGCTGGGATTAAAACTGGGTCTATCTATATCTATATAG
- a CDS encoding ABC transporter ATP-binding protein produces MSAAVTVENVQKLYNKVPVVNDLSFTIEPGEMFGLLGPNGAGKSTTIRMLTTLTKPTSGSIKIAGYDVQRQPIQVKQSIGVVLQQVSVDNDLTVWENMEFHGRLHHIPNRERQERIKQWLNYVELGDRQDSLVKTLSGGMKRRLQIARALLHQPDILFLDEPTVGLDPQTRRRLWEIIKDLNRQGMTMLLTTHYMDEVEYLCDRIGIMDGGKLIELGTLSQFREKHGEGLVMKQIGDRWEYKFFSDIAAANTYLEQQPDKTGLMVRPSNLEDIFVELTGRQLD; encoded by the coding sequence ATGAGTGCTGCGGTTACCGTCGAAAACGTCCAAAAACTCTATAACAAAGTCCCGGTGGTCAATGACTTATCATTTACCATTGAACCGGGAGAAATGTTTGGCTTGCTCGGACCCAACGGTGCAGGCAAATCCACCACAATTCGGATGCTCACCACCCTCACCAAACCCACCAGTGGGAGTATCAAAATTGCCGGATATGATGTCCAACGTCAACCGATCCAGGTGAAGCAATCCATCGGCGTCGTCTTACAACAAGTCAGTGTAGATAACGACCTCACCGTCTGGGAAAATATGGAGTTTCACGGACGATTACATCATATTCCGAACCGGGAACGGCAAGAGAGAATCAAGCAATGGCTGAATTATGTGGAACTAGGCGATCGGCAAGACAGCTTAGTGAAAACTCTATCTGGCGGCATGAAACGGCGGTTACAAATTGCCCGAGCATTGTTACATCAACCAGATATCTTATTTTTAGATGAGCCAACCGTCGGACTCGACCCCCAAACCCGACGTAGGTTATGGGAAATTATCAAAGATTTAAACCGCCAGGGGATGACAATGTTGCTCACCACCCATTACATGGATGAGGTGGAATACCTCTGCGATCGCATTGGTATTATGGATGGAGGGAAATTAATTGAACTGGGCACACTCAGCCAATTCAGAGAAAAACATGGAGAAGGGTTGGTGATGAAGCAAATAGGCGATCGGTGGGAATATAAATTTTTCTCCGACATTGCCGCAGCGAATACCTACCTAGAACAACAACCGGATAAAACTGGGTTAATGGTTCGTCCTTCTAACTTAGAAGATATTTTTGTCGAACTCACCGGACGTCAGTTAGACTAA
- a CDS encoding HNH endonuclease — protein sequence MSFSSIPAGLRPLTSDRAEGKCEYGLIHQDFSIYRQEVDPIIAVKHGGQKRAENLALSSLPCNRHKGSDLATFDPVSGEIVPLFNPRTQLWSEHFRLENVQIPLS from the coding sequence ATGAGTTTTTCTTCCATACCGGCGGGTTTGCGTCCGCTTACGAGCGATCGGGCTGAAGGAAAATGCGAATATGGTCTCATTCACCAAGACTTTTCAATTTACCGCCAGGAAGTTGACCCTATCATTGCAGTCAAACATGGAGGGCAAAAGAGAGCCGAGAATCTAGCCTTATCTTCTTTACCCTGCAACCGTCACAAAGGTTCTGACTTAGCAACCTTTGACCCGGTTAGCGGGGAAATTGTCCCGTTATTCAACCCACGCACCCAACTTTGGTCAGAGCATTTTCGATTAGAAAACGTTCAAATTCCACTCTCATAG
- a CDS encoding TIGR02450 family Trp-rich protein has product MAKKQKFPYLVGSKWTSQQKTWGWRHFQVVNRKNEGKWVFAEMVSACDPNVRFWINATQFKDRTLWQAGWQSLQEMQSPQEQDWVEL; this is encoded by the coding sequence ATGGCAAAAAAACAAAAATTTCCCTATTTAGTCGGGTCCAAATGGACCTCGCAACAAAAAACTTGGGGATGGAGACATTTCCAAGTCGTGAATCGCAAAAACGAGGGCAAATGGGTGTTTGCCGAAATGGTGTCTGCTTGTGACCCCAACGTCCGCTTTTGGATTAATGCCACACAATTTAAAGATAGAACCCTCTGGCAAGCCGGTTGGCAATCTTTACAAGAAATGCAGTCCCCACAGGAACAGGATTGGGTAGAACTGTAA
- a CDS encoding IS4 family transposase — translation MKPVVHEQLKYYRQLGLRPRILGLPLMVAGVLSLLWRQIPSVRELGRTLAREDLLWCRAVKVSQQALSTRFLEFPASMFEQVLWALVEELKRRWTHRVVRPLPASVAWTFQKFEHIWIVDGSTLEALFHKLKSLQEQPIALAGKIYTIVDMASHLPVAMRFEENPNAADRNQWEWLHSTLPKGGLLIFDRGFYDFTEFAALVKAGSAWITRLKKGTYQVQKTFSQSANLVDQLVLLGHKRGKAKQITVRLIQVRHGKSWYSYITSVLEPGDLPPYVVADLYARRCPIETAFFLVKRLLNLAYIWTGSINGVKLLSLGDMAVLCCVA, via the coding sequence TTGAAGCCTGTGGTTCACGAGCAATTGAAATACTATCGCCAGTTAGGGCTGCGCCCACGAATTTTGGGGCTTCCTCTAATGGTGGCAGGAGTGTTGAGTCTGTTATGGCGTCAAATCCCGAGCGTTCGAGAACTGGGAAGGACCTTAGCCCGGGAAGACTTACTGTGGTGTCGAGCGGTGAAGGTATCCCAGCAAGCTCTCTCCACAAGATTTTTAGAATTTCCGGCATCCATGTTTGAGCAGGTTCTGTGGGCTTTAGTGGAGGAGTTAAAGCGACGTTGGACTCATCGTGTTGTCCGCCCATTGCCAGCGAGCGTGGCTTGGACTTTTCAAAAGTTTGAACACATTTGGATTGTGGATGGTTCGACCCTGGAGGCCCTGTTTCATAAACTTAAAAGTTTACAAGAGCAACCCATAGCTTTAGCTGGAAAAATCTACACCATAGTAGATATGGCGAGCCATTTGCCGGTGGCAATGCGATTTGAAGAAAACCCTAATGCGGCAGATAGGAATCAATGGGAATGGTTGCATTCAACTCTGCCCAAAGGGGGTTTATTGATTTTTGATCGGGGCTTTTATGACTTCACTGAATTTGCGGCCCTAGTCAAAGCTGGTAGCGCTTGGATTACCAGGCTGAAGAAAGGCACCTATCAGGTCCAGAAAACTTTTAGCCAGAGTGCTAATCTGGTTGACCAATTAGTTTTACTCGGCCATAAAAGAGGAAAGGCGAAACAGATTACCGTGCGTCTAATACAAGTGCGTCATGGTAAAAGCTGGTATAGCTATATTACTTCCGTGCTTGAGCCTGGGGACTTACCACCTTATGTAGTGGCTGATTTGTATGCTCGTCGCTGTCCAATTGAAACGGCGTTTTTTTTGGTTAAACGATTGCTAAATCTGGCCTATATCTGGACAGGTTCTATTAATGGCGTCAAGCTACTTTCTCTGGGCGACATGGCTGTTCTATGCTGTGTTGCTTGA
- the scpB gene encoding SMC-Scp complex subunit ScpB — MSSLASQIEAILYLKGKPLALAEIAEYANCDKETAEEALIQLINDYAHRDSALEVLETENGYSLQLRETFQDFMHRLIPAELGVGALRTLAAIALKGPLSQTDLVELRGSGAYQHVQELVQQGFVRKRRQPETRSFSLQVTAKFHQYFQLDQLPKQLELPFQKEQNSENDENDEFDETPELFPEESPIE; from the coding sequence ATGTCAAGTTTAGCCAGCCAGATTGAAGCCATACTGTACTTAAAAGGGAAACCGCTTGCACTTGCGGAAATTGCCGAATATGCCAACTGCGACAAAGAAACCGCAGAAGAAGCACTCATTCAACTGATTAACGATTATGCTCACCGAGACAGCGCGCTAGAAGTGCTAGAAACCGAAAACGGCTACAGCTTGCAACTGCGAGAGACGTTTCAAGACTTCATGCATCGGTTAATTCCAGCAGAATTAGGGGTCGGTGCCTTGAGAACCTTAGCGGCGATCGCCCTCAAAGGCCCCCTCAGCCAAACCGACCTAGTAGAACTGCGCGGTTCAGGAGCCTATCAGCACGTTCAAGAATTAGTCCAACAAGGGTTTGTCCGCAAACGCAGACAACCCGAAACGCGATCGTTCTCCCTGCAAGTCACCGCCAAATTCCATCAATACTTCCAGCTAGATCAACTACCCAAACAGCTAGAATTACCCTTTCAAAAAGAACAAAATTCAGAAAACGATGAAAACGATGAATTTGATGAAACCCCAGAACTATTCCCCGAAGAATCACCCATTGAATAG
- a CDS encoding DUF6887 family protein, with the protein MSENLENLTNSELKSYIKAHRNDESACHAALKIMMSRRSENTAKYAYDITDEEMEAIFQEKLQSKS; encoded by the coding sequence ATGAGCGAAAATCTTGAAAATCTAACCAATAGCGAATTAAAATCTTATATTAAAGCTCATCGGAATGATGAGTCTGCTTGTCACGCAGCACTTAAAATTATGATGAGCCGTAGAAGTGAAAATACTGCTAAATACGCCTACGATATTACCGATGAAGAGATGGAGGCTATTTTTCAGGAAAAACTTCAATCAAAATCATAA
- a CDS encoding pentapeptide repeat-containing protein: MKVDEALALVEAVLEDDRLNDVQELIFRQCWEGNQSYQEIAQVSGYDSEYIKATGAKLWKLLTEAFGEKVKKGNLQSVLKRYLRRNQINFYRTQVIGVNLSGGSLSEANLSGAKLFANLGQADSCQGDFYKAKRPDDKIELLQEDDINAEPEVNPIAHSNSESSSHSWNGWQFRSQAEVKIAEALDRAGVLFYPNATARLTTPDGRKNQDPHFLVGSEGKLGILVVDGVAEDEAETDRLLQTQGIHIIHHYPVTQCTEDSDWVVLEFLQALSQS, from the coding sequence ATGAAGGTTGACGAAGCACTGGCGCTTGTGGAAGCTGTCCTGGAGGACGATCGCCTCAATGACGTTCAAGAGTTGATCTTTCGTCAGTGTTGGGAAGGAAACCAGTCTTATCAGGAAATTGCTCAAGTCTCTGGATATGATTCTGAATATATCAAGGCAACAGGTGCTAAACTCTGGAAGTTACTGACAGAAGCATTCGGAGAAAAGGTTAAAAAAGGTAATCTCCAGTCTGTTCTGAAGCGGTATTTACGGCGGAATCAAATAAATTTTTATCGCACTCAAGTCATTGGAGTGAATCTTAGCGGAGGCAGCTTAAGTGAAGCTAATCTCAGTGGTGCAAAACTATTTGCTAATTTAGGCCAAGCTGATTCCTGTCAAGGCGATTTCTACAAAGCGAAAAGGCCGGATGATAAGATTGAATTATTACAGGAAGATGATATAAATGCCGAACCGGAAGTCAACCCGATCGCCCATTCAAATTCTGAATCTAGTTCTCATTCCTGGAATGGTTGGCAGTTTCGATCGCAGGCAGAGGTGAAGATTGCAGAAGCACTCGATCGCGCGGGGGTTCTGTTTTACCCCAACGCGACGGCGCGGTTGACAACTCCGGATGGCCGAAAAAATCAAGACCCTCATTTTTTGGTCGGTTCTGAAGGTAAGTTAGGGATTCTAGTCGTGGATGGAGTGGCGGAGGATGAGGCAGAAACCGATCGCCTTCTGCAAACTCAGGGGATCCATATCATCCACCATTACCCGGTTACCCAATGTACGGAAGACAGTGATTGGGTGGTGTTGGAATTTTTACAAGCGTTGAGTCAATCTTAG
- the glyQ gene encoding glycine--tRNA ligase subunit alpha, protein MNFQSVIATLNQFWADRGCLIAQPYDIEKGAGTMNPHTFLRAIGPEPWSVAYVEPCRRPTDGRYGENPNRYQHYYQYQVIIKPSPNNIQDLYLDSLRALGIRPEDRDIRFVEDNWESPTLGAWGVGWEVWLDGMEITQFTYFQQCGGIDCRPVSIEITYGLERLTMYLQEKDAFTKINWTDEVTYGDVHLQGEVEQCVYNFEASNPDLLFKLFALYEEEAEQLTARGLVAPTLDYVLKCSHTFNLLDARGVISVTERTRYIGRIRNLARRVAHLYLEQREKLGFPLLKGDSSDNASAA, encoded by the coding sequence GTGAATTTTCAGTCAGTGATTGCCACGTTAAATCAGTTTTGGGCCGATCGCGGTTGTCTGATTGCCCAACCCTACGATATTGAGAAAGGCGCAGGCACCATGAATCCCCATACCTTCTTAAGGGCGATCGGTCCCGAGCCTTGGTCTGTGGCTTATGTCGAACCTTGCCGTCGCCCCACTGATGGCCGCTATGGCGAGAACCCCAACCGCTACCAACACTATTATCAATACCAAGTCATCATCAAACCCTCCCCCAACAATATCCAGGATCTGTATCTGGATTCCCTGCGCGCTTTAGGGATCCGTCCAGAAGACCGGGATATTCGGTTTGTGGAGGATAACTGGGAGTCTCCCACCCTAGGAGCCTGGGGCGTCGGCTGGGAAGTTTGGCTCGATGGCATGGAGATTACCCAATTTACTTACTTCCAACAATGTGGGGGCATCGATTGCCGTCCCGTCTCCATTGAGATTACTTATGGACTGGAGCGCTTAACGATGTATCTCCAGGAAAAAGATGCCTTTACCAAGATTAACTGGACCGATGAGGTGACTTATGGAGATGTTCACCTCCAGGGAGAAGTGGAGCAGTGCGTCTATAACTTTGAGGCATCGAATCCAGATTTACTGTTCAAGCTCTTTGCTCTCTATGAAGAGGAGGCAGAACAACTCACGGCACGAGGATTGGTGGCCCCTACCCTGGATTATGTCCTGAAGTGTTCTCATACCTTTAATCTATTAGATGCCAGAGGCGTCATTTCCGTAACGGAGCGGACTCGTTATATTGGGCGGATCCGCAATTTGGCGCGACGGGTCGCTCATCTGTATCTGGAGCAACGGGAGAAACTGGGGTTCCCGCTTCTGAAAGGGGACTCCTCTGATAATGCCTCGGCTGCTTAA
- a CDS encoding GUN4 domain-containing protein, translated as MVDYTYLRQCLSQQKWEVAEEETEKLMHDILGKTYDGRPQLFIQEFNDFPCKELKILDDLWLESSNYHFGFSIQASIYEKNNKNNRE; from the coding sequence ATGGTAGATTACACATACCTACGTCAGTGCCTTTCGCAACAAAAATGGGAAGTTGCAGAGGAGGAAACAGAAAAACTAATGCATGATATATTGGGTAAAACTTATGATGGAAGACCACAACTTTTTATTCAAGAATTTAATGATTTTCCATGTAAGGAACTAAAAATTCTTGATGATTTATGGTTAGAAAGTAGCAATTATCATTTTGGTTTTAGCATTCAAGCTAGTATATATGAAAAAAATAATAAAAATAATAGAGAATAG
- a CDS encoding IS630 family transposase has product MPAAKCLTPEQLKKLQKAMKEEPNGEIRERILMLLLLNDGKTQAQIAKFIGVSINTVCHWCIHGDPDNLESLRDKRMEGNNKKATEEYVNLLLETLSKEPTELGYEFGRWTAHRLATYLHEITGIQLSGSQIRRILAKKKYVYIWGKYSLESKRDEEERKEFKKKLSEYLRIEKETPELLQVWFWDESGFSLRVIRRKNWCKKGKRKQLRGDRRNGRVNVMGGIRYSDKKRFVEFLKTSNSESFYNVLKVFYQELIQEWCDSGKSAHDFSVKGPKIIIILDNASFHKKAEFIQKIGENMPNIQLEFLPKYSPDYNLIELVWHSAKEYVAHRLFTSIEDLEALLHKLLNEGELIIRWSRKLKNKGNAVIPV; this is encoded by the coding sequence ATGCCAGCTGCCAAGTGCTTAACGCCTGAACAACTCAAAAAACTTCAAAAAGCCATGAAAGAGGAACCCAATGGAGAGATCCGAGAAAGGATCTTAATGCTTCTCTTACTGAACGATGGGAAGACTCAAGCTCAAATCGCTAAATTTATCGGGGTCTCTATCAATACAGTATGCCATTGGTGTATTCATGGAGACCCCGATAACCTGGAAAGTTTAAGAGACAAGAGGATGGAAGGCAATAACAAAAAGGCCACTGAAGAGTATGTTAACCTTTTATTAGAAACACTATCCAAAGAACCCACTGAGTTAGGATATGAATTTGGACGATGGACGGCTCATAGATTAGCTACTTATTTGCATGAAATAACCGGAATTCAACTGAGTGGCTCCCAAATCAGAAGGATATTAGCTAAAAAAAAGTATGTCTACATTTGGGGAAAATATAGCTTAGAGTCTAAGAGAGATGAGGAAGAAAGAAAAGAGTTTAAGAAAAAATTGTCTGAGTATTTAAGAATAGAAAAAGAAACCCCAGAACTTTTGCAGGTATGGTTTTGGGACGAAAGCGGATTTAGTTTGAGAGTAATAAGAAGAAAAAATTGGTGTAAAAAAGGAAAGCGAAAGCAGCTAAGGGGTGATAGGAGGAATGGACGGGTCAATGTCATGGGTGGCATCCGGTATTCTGACAAAAAAAGATTTGTGGAGTTTTTAAAAACCAGCAATTCAGAAAGTTTTTATAACGTTTTAAAAGTTTTTTATCAAGAGCTAATCCAAGAATGGTGCGATTCAGGGAAATCTGCCCATGATTTTTCAGTAAAGGGACCCAAAATTATTATTATTCTTGATAATGCCAGTTTTCATAAAAAGGCGGAATTTATTCAAAAAATTGGGGAAAATATGCCCAACATTCAATTAGAGTTTCTTCCGAAATATAGCCCAGACTACAACTTGATAGAGTTGGTTTGGCACTCAGCTAAAGAATATGTTGCTCATCGACTATTTACCTCTATTGAAGATTTAGAGGCTTTATTACATAAGCTTTTAAATGAAGGAGAGCTAATTATTCGCTGGTCCCGTAAATTAAAAAATAAGGGAAACGCCGTTATCCCAGTTTAA
- a CDS encoding ComEC/Rec2 family competence protein — protein sequence MTSAPLVVLCLAYILGLLCARFIWGGVVVLTLTGAIAAILLLKVPFPKRLEVLKAGLQPRIWLIAGAIGFLATLYLPLRQPQIGVNDVSRFVAASDAPSQQQLVNVFGKVASEPRLTRSNRIQFWFEPNQVIEIVGTSGRGGSDTAKTQTVTGKLYVTVPLLQGTGLYPGQRVEVTGRLYLPQPAANPGGFDFQAYLAREGTFAGLAGRQVNFPSSAGSPPTWGMWQLRRRILRAQVRGLGVPEGPVLSAMVLGRRAVDLPHDIRERFMQVGLAHVLAASGFHVAVILGLVRAVTRRFSEKAQFGYGAAVLIIYVFVTGGSPSVLRAALMGFAALLAPLMQRQVNALGSLLLAATFLLIWNPLWIWDLGFQMSFLATLGLLVSTPAVLKRLDWLPPAIASLIAVPIAVSVWVLPLQLYTFGVLAPYSIKLNILLSLPLAGITLGGFISAIAAAIWPLAGTAVAWLLYYPLKLTIAIVEFVSQLPGNSIATGTLSIVQLVILYGIVVSVWLIPWLHQKRRWVLGFLFAVGLVVVPVLYARTTVFQITALATRGDPVVVVQDRGKAIVINSGDEATARYAVLPFLRQQGVNQIDWAIATTPVNYRSGW from the coding sequence ATGACTTCTGCCCCTTTAGTCGTTCTGTGTTTAGCCTACATTTTAGGATTGCTCTGCGCCCGCTTTATCTGGGGAGGAGTAGTGGTCCTGACTTTGACAGGCGCGATCGCCGCCATCCTGTTGCTGAAAGTGCCATTTCCCAAACGCCTGGAAGTCCTCAAAGCTGGGTTACAACCGAGAATTTGGCTAATTGCAGGAGCAATCGGGTTTCTGGCGACCCTCTATTTACCCCTGCGGCAGCCACAAATCGGCGTGAATGATGTCAGTCGGTTTGTGGCTGCCTCCGATGCCCCCTCTCAGCAGCAACTGGTGAACGTCTTTGGAAAAGTCGCCAGTGAACCCCGATTAACCCGCAGCAATCGCATTCAATTCTGGTTTGAACCCAACCAAGTAATAGAAATTGTTGGGACCTCTGGGCGGGGGGGAAGCGATACGGCAAAAACCCAAACCGTTACCGGCAAGCTCTATGTCACCGTTCCCTTACTTCAAGGCACCGGCTTATATCCGGGTCAACGGGTGGAGGTAACGGGTCGATTGTATTTGCCTCAACCGGCAGCAAATCCCGGAGGGTTTGACTTTCAGGCTTATTTGGCAAGAGAAGGGACTTTTGCCGGGTTAGCGGGACGGCAGGTGAATTTTCCGTCTAGTGCAGGCTCCCCTCCTACCTGGGGAATGTGGCAACTGCGACGGCGGATTCTGCGTGCTCAAGTCCGGGGATTGGGAGTGCCAGAAGGTCCCGTCCTCAGTGCAATGGTTTTAGGCAGACGTGCGGTGGATCTGCCCCATGACATTCGCGAACGGTTTATGCAGGTGGGTTTAGCCCATGTTCTGGCTGCTTCAGGATTTCATGTAGCGGTCATTTTAGGATTAGTGCGGGCAGTCACGCGCCGGTTTTCTGAGAAAGCCCAATTTGGGTATGGGGCGGCAGTTTTAATTATCTATGTGTTCGTAACTGGGGGTTCACCTTCGGTTTTACGAGCGGCATTAATGGGTTTTGCGGCATTATTGGCTCCCTTAATGCAGCGTCAGGTGAATGCTCTGGGGTCTCTGCTACTGGCAGCGACCTTTTTGCTAATTTGGAATCCCCTGTGGATTTGGGATTTAGGATTTCAAATGAGTTTTTTGGCGACTCTGGGGTTGTTAGTCTCGACTCCAGCAGTTTTAAAGCGGTTGGATTGGTTACCTCCTGCGATCGCCTCTTTGATTGCGGTCCCGATCGCCGTGTCGGTGTGGGTGCTGCCCTTGCAACTCTATACCTTTGGGGTATTAGCTCCTTATAGTATTAAATTAAATATTCTCTTATCGTTGCCCTTGGCGGGGATTACCCTGGGGGGATTTATCAGTGCGATCGCCGCTGCAATCTGGCCTCTAGCGGGAACGGCAGTCGCCTGGTTGCTGTATTATCCCCTGAAATTAACCATCGCCATTGTCGAATTTGTCAGCCAATTACCCGGGAATTCCATTGCCACAGGAACCCTGTCGATTGTGCAACTGGTGATCCTCTATGGAATTGTGGTGTCGGTGTGGCTGATTCCTTGGTTGCATCAAAAACGGCGATGGGTGTTGGGATTCCTGTTTGCCGTGGGTTTGGTGGTGGTGCCGGTGTTATATGCCCGAACTACGGTATTTCAGATTACGGCCCTGGCAACTCGGGGAGATCCGGTTGTGGTGGTTCAAGATCGGGGGAAAGCGATTGTGATTAATAGTGGGGATGAGGCGACGGCACGATATGCGGTGTTGCCGTTTCTGCGACAACAGGGGGTGAATCAAATTGATTGGGCGATCGCTACAACCCCAGTGAATTACCGGAGTGGGTGGTAA
- a CDS encoding rhomboid family intramembrane serine protease, which translates to MSRNNVKAIANTLKTQILILGGFVAIMWIVQILNLFLFRGNLLIYGVYPRHPDTLRGVMFMPFLHGGFPHLIANTIPFVTLGWFVMVREIRDFWVVTAITMLVSGLGVWLFGSTGWHIGASGLVFGYLGYLISRGFFERNLPSILLSIIVGILYGGIIIGVLPIQAGVSWEGHLFGLIGGGIAAWSLSRRPSMS; encoded by the coding sequence ATGAGCAGAAACAATGTCAAAGCGATCGCCAACACCCTGAAAACCCAAATTCTGATTTTGGGTGGCTTTGTTGCCATCATGTGGATTGTCCAAATTCTCAACCTCTTCCTGTTCCGAGGCAACTTACTCATCTATGGCGTCTATCCTCGCCACCCGGACACTTTACGCGGCGTTATGTTTATGCCCTTTTTGCATGGAGGGTTTCCCCATTTAATCGCTAACACCATCCCATTCGTAACCCTCGGCTGGTTCGTCATGGTTCGGGAAATTCGCGATTTTTGGGTCGTCACTGCTATCACCATGTTAGTCAGCGGATTAGGGGTTTGGCTATTTGGATCTACCGGGTGGCATATCGGTGCCAGTGGACTGGTATTTGGCTATTTAGGTTATCTCATCTCTCGCGGATTTTTTGAACGCAATTTACCCTCAATTTTGCTATCCATCATCGTTGGGATACTCTATGGGGGAATTATCATCGGAGTCTTACCGATACAAGCAGGAGTCTCCTGGGAAGGTCATTTATTCGGATTGATTGGCGGTGGAATTGCCGCTTGGTCGTTATCGCGCCGTCCATCTATGTCTTAA